The Dongia rigui genome includes the window GCAATCGCCGCACGCTGTTGCTGGCCGCCGGAGAGGTGGCTGGGATAGTGGTTGCGCTTGTCGGCAATGCCGACCTTGGCAAGAAGCTTTTCAGCGCGCTCGATCGCTTCCTTTTTCGGCAGCTTGAGCACATGGACCGGCGCCTCGATGACGTTCTCAAGGATCGTCATGTGCGACCACAGATTGAAACTCTGGAACACCATGCCGAGGGTCGAGCGAATGCGGTCGACCTGCTTCCAATCCTCTGGCGTGGCATGCCCATTTTTGAGTGCCCGCATGCGGATGAGTTCACCGCTCACCGTGACTTTGCCGGAATCGGGCGTCTCCAACAGATTGATACAGCGCAAAAGCGTGCTCTTGCCAGATCCCGACGAGCCGATCATGGCGATGACATCACCCGTATGGGCGGTTACCGAGACGCCTTTCAGAACCTCGAGCTCGCCGAATCGCTTGTGCAGATCCTCAACCTGAAGCGCAAATTGCGCCATTTTAGCCCCCTTGCCCTGTCGCTTTGGCGGGCCGGCTGATCTTGAAAAGAGCCGCCTTAGCCCAATCTTTCGACGAGTTAACCCCACTTTCCGGCGGATCGCCAAGAAAAATCGCGGCCGATCACCTGACCCACAGCGGCTGGCAGTCTGCATTTGACGCGCCCCCCTGGCGTCGGCCAAAGTCGGGAGGGTCCTACCAGCAACTGAATCGGGAAAAACCTCAATGATTTTGGCCTTTGCCTCCGGCGCGCAGCGACAGATGCTTTTCCTCGGCGCCTTGGCTGTCATCGGCCTTGGGCTGACGCTCAGCGGCACACGGGCGAGCCTGGCTGCCGACAACGAAGTCGAATGCAATTCCATCAAGATCCAGATGCAGGACGGTGGCTTCGACACGATCTGCGGTGAAGAAACCGTGTCGGACGTAACGATCGAAACGCTCGAAGCAAATTCGACCGATGGCAGCCATTTCTTGGTCGTCGCCGATCTCCACACGAATTACGGCTACATCTTCGACACAAGGGGCCTGCGCGAATCCTTGGGCGACGTGTTCTCGGAGTTGACCTTTGAGCATTGGCGCGGCGGCAGTGGTGAACAGGGCCTCACCACGTCGGAATTCGACAGCGAGTACAAGACCGTTCCGTCGGCCTGCGTGGGTTTCCAGAAGTATACCTCGCGCGATCAATGGGGCGGCTGGCGCCGTCATATCGTCGGTTTCGGCTGCAGCCGCACCGGCAATCGCGACCAAGTCTATAAGGCCCTGAAGCTGATTGATTTCCCCTGAACCCAGATCGGCGGTCGGCTGGCTTTCGCCGCCGCCTGCCGCCTGCTAAAT containing:
- a CDS encoding ABC transporter ATP-binding protein, whose product is MAQFALQVEDLHKRFGELEVLKGVSVTAHTGDVIAMIGSSGSGKSTLLRCINLLETPDSGKVTVSGELIRMRALKNGHATPEDWKQVDRIRSTLGMVFQSFNLWSHMTILENVIEAPVHVLKLPKKEAIERAEKLLAKVGIADKRNHYPSHLSGGQQQRAAIARALAMEPKVMLFDEPTSALDPELVGEVLRVMRQLAEEGRTMLVVTHEMGFAREVANKVIFLHQGRIEEEGNPREVFANPRSDRLRGFLQTAHHK